The DNA sequence AACCTACCGTTAGTTTTAAGTTGACGGATCAATTTTCCGTCGGTGGTGGTTTTGTGTATAATATTGGATCAGTAGACTTGAGCCGTTCATTACCAGCCTTCTACCCAGACGGTAGCCCTGGGCGTGCCAACCTATCAGGCACTGGAACAGGTACAGGGTACAATTTGGGTATACACTATAATCTAGAAGATCAGTTTGCTTTAAGTATCAGTTATCGCTCAAAAGTAATTACCAGATTGAATAATGGTGATGCAAGGTTCGATATGCCAGATGCTGTATCCGCTAACTTCCCTGACACCCAATTCTCTTCTGAGTTACCCCTACCCTCTTCTCTGAACTTAGGTATTGCTTTCCCATTAGGCGAAAAAGTGGATATGGCTATTGATGGTTCGATATTGAACTACAGTATTTACAAACAACTGGCCTTCGAATATGAAACCGACCTTATCCCCAACACGGTTTCTGAAAAAAATTACGAGAACGCCTATGCTGGCCGTGTAGGTATCAATTATCAAGTGAGCGACCGCTTGGCACTACGTACAGGTGTAGGCTATGTTCGTACACCGGTACGAGGCGGATTTGTATATCCAGAAACGCCAGATAATGACAGAATGGTCGTTTCGGCAGGTGTTACGTATGACATCTCTCCAAAATGGGAGTTGAATGCGGCCTACGCATTCCAGCATATTCTACCGCGTACAACCACCAACGTGGCGACAGGTTTGAGAGGGCGTTATGAAACTTACATTCATGCGCCAGGCGTTTCACTAAGCTATAAATGGTAAACCCAACAATTATGAAAAAGATTTCTAACAACTATATCATCGCGCTGGCCTCGCTCTTTTCGGTAGCTTCCTGCGCGCCAACTTTCGATGACGTTGAAGTACGCACTTCCACGGCCGATTTCAGCAAATACATTGCTATTGGAAACTCCTTAACTGCTGGTTTTGCAGACGGTGGGCTCTATCTGGAAGGCCAACGTGTAGCCTTCCCAAACCTGATCTCTGCACAGATGCAGCAGATTGGTGGAGCATCAGGTTTTACCTCGCCTTTCTTTAGAGAAGATCAGGCCAATGGATCAGGTTATATCCGCCTGACTAGTTTGGAAGGAGGGAATCCTGTAACCGCTCCAGTCACAAATAATTTAGCCATTCGCGGACAAAGTCCTGTTACGGGTGGGCCATTATACACGAAATACGAAGGAGCAGAATATCATAATTATGGCGTGCCCGGTATGCGCTTAGACTTAGCGTTTGCACCAGGCTTTGGCTCTGTCGCAGGCAACCCCTACTTTGAACGCCTGCTTGAAGGTAATGATGTACAAACTACTTACTTCGGATTTACATCTAACAGACAACATACCTTCTTTTCCTTTTGGTTGGGGAATAACGATGTACTTGGCTACGCCATGAATGGCGCTGTCGCTGCCGGTCCCACGACGACGTTAACAGCTGTACCAACTTTTACGGGAGCATATAACAACTATATCGATGCCCTAACAACCAACAACCGAAAGGGTATTGTGGCGACCATTCCGGATGTAACCAGTATTCCTTTCTTTACTACCGTTACCTACGCCGCCATCTTGGCTGGGGTACAGGCGCAAGCCCCAACGGTACAAAATATATTCATTACCACAAAAACGGGAGTAAGACCAGCTACTTCTGAAGATTATTTTTTCTTGACATTCCCTCGGGAAAGATTGGGACAACCGCTGACCGCACCTTTCGGGCTACACCCTGCTTCTCCTATTCCCGACAATATGGTACTGGACCGTGATGAAGTGGTACAAGTAAGAGAAAGAGTAAACCAATACAATGCCGTAATCAGGCGAATGGCAGAAACCAAAGACTTAGCCTTGGTAGATATGCATGATTTCTTAAATCAAGTAAGAGATGGTTTCATATACAACAGTATTCCGATTAGTTCTCTATTCATTCGTGGTAATGCCTTTTCGCTAGACGGAGTACACCTTACTCCACTAGGAAACGCGATCGTAGCGAACACATTTATTGAAGCAATCAATAGCAAATACAATAGTTCTATCCCTAGGATAGATGTTACACAGTATTCTGGCGTACGCATGCCAAACTAGAAATTGTACTGAAATTAAGGTTATTTATTTATTGCAACGCGTTAGTCTGTACAGACTAACGCGTTTTTTTGCTTCATAGCTTATTGTGTATATTTGTATTACGATGAAAGTAACATTACAACGCGAAAATGACGCCATGCACTTTGCTGGCAGCAGTACCACGTCTGACGTGAAAGTACACATAGATGGCTCTCCTGAGATTGGAGGAGAAGGTTTGGGCGTTCGCCCGATGGAGTTGGTTTTATTTGCACTAGGTTCCTGCAGCGTCTTTGACCTATCCGTCATCTTGAAGAAACAACGTCAGGAGATTGAAGATATTCAGGTGCAGGTCGAAGGAAAACGTAGAGATGAGGTCCCCACTATTTTCACTAACATTCATATAGAATTTTTATTAAAGGGCCAGGTTGACGCAGATAAAGCAGCGAAGGCAGCAGAGTTAGCCGTCAAAAAATACTGTTCAGTACATGATATGCTTGCTGCTGGCGGCGTAGATATTACCTACAGCATCAAGATTAATTAGGCAATCGTCCGTAAGCTACTTTAATATGCGGTTGTATGCACGTTACCGTTCTTGCGAGGAGGTACGACGTGGCAATCTCAATATATGAAGCAAGACGTCATATAACTCTTCTATAGCCACACCTTACGTTTCTCAGGTTAGCAATAAAAAGGCTTCAATAGGAACTACCAGGGCTTTTAAAAATGTTGCTGCTACGATATGTATACCAAAAGCGCGACCAGGATATCGGTCGCGCTTTTAGTATTATTGAGCCATGGTGAAAGATAACAATGCCCCATTCTTACGCTGTATGCGCTTAGTTTGTTTTCTCTGGAATGATAGCCCAGATAACATTGGCCGCATCATCCGCTACTAACATATAGTTTTTAGTAAACGCGATACCACAAGGTCTTCCTCTAACTTCTTTCTTATCCTTATTGGCAATAAAGCCTGTTAGGAAATCCTGAACCGGACCATTTGGTTCGCCATTTGCGAATGGAACAAAAGCCACTTTATACCCTACGAATTCAGAACGATTCCACGACCCATGCTGTCCGATAAATGCTCCAGTCTCAAAGCCAGGCGCTTTATTAAACGCGAATCCCAGCGATGCCGTATGCGCACCAACGGCATAATCAGGGGTCTGTGATTCTGGCAAGTTTTTCGGCATGCGGTCTTTCCAACGTGGTTCTATGTGCATCCCCCAATAATAATAGGGCCATCCATAGAATTTCTCTGCCTGTACCGAAGTAATGTAATCGGGCACCAGCTCATCTCCTAATTCGTCGCGTTCGTTTACAGCAGTCCACAACATATTAGTCTGTGGTTCCATATCCATACCTACAGCATTTCGCAAACCCGATCCATACGTTCTTTCACCCGAACCGTCTGGGTTGACTTCAAGAATCACAGCACGACGAACCTCATGCTCCATACCATTCTCGCCCACATCACTCCCGGAACCTACCGAAATAAAAATTTTATTACCCGCTTTGTTCGTGATCAGATTACGTGTCCAGTGATTGTTGTAGCCGCCAGCGGGCAAGGTCACTAACTTCTCTCCTTTCTGGGAAGAAAGCGTGCCCTTTTGGCTACTATACGGGTATCGCATCAATGCGTCTGTATTACCAACATAAAAATGATCACCAAGAATAAGCATACCGTAAGGTTGCTTCAAACCACTCAGGAAAACTTTCTTGTCATCCGCTGTGCCGTCTCCGTTATTATCTTTAAAGACGAGAATTTCGTCGGGGCTGGGGCTTCTAAAGATGTTGCGTGCTTTGACATACTCATCGCTTTGACCATCTTCTTCGGTACGAGATTGCGCCACAAAGATATCACCGTTCTTGGCTACATAGATATTTCTGGGGCTGTTAAGTCCATCCGCAAACTTAACGACTTTATAACCAGCCGGCGCTTTCGGGGTCTCGCCATCTTTCCATCCAACGATCGTGGCGAATTTATTTGTTGGTTCGGTGGCGAAAGGCTCCTGAGGCACAATAGCCTCGCCATATTCATGTACTACATCAGTGGAATCCGTCACCTGTTGATCACCTCCGGAAGAGGTGTTACTGGAATTACAGCCATAGATACTGGCCGATAGTAATAATCCGTAAGCAGCAGCTACGGCAATTTTCATATATCTTATCATCGTTTTAAAGTTGCTCATGATGGGTCTTCTCACACAACAACGAAAAACCTAAAATGGTTTAAAAAAAATCTATAAACGAAATGTTTTATTCTGTACCGTCGGATGTGTTTTCTGTACGTTGGATTGGGCGCCCCTCATCTTCCGATGGTTTTTCCTCGGTAACCGGGGTGGTCGTATCCCGAGTACGAATCATCATATCTTCTAACGATTTAGGTCGATCTTGAGGACGCCAGAGAAATCCCGGTAGAATTTCGTTCTCCTGGGTAACTAATTTAAGCGGATAAAGCTGTTGGTTGGGTTTAAAGGTATTATAAGTAAACACCTTTCTATCTAAAAATACAATCTTAATCCGCGCACCACGATCGTGAAACATATCGCGGATAATTCCGGTCGGCTCATCTACGTTGAATACCAGATTTTCTGCATTACCATCAACGAATAAACGCTCGATATAATTTTTATCAAAAAATGCGGTTATTTTGCGCCCCTTCAACTGGTTAAATTTGACGGAGTCTAACACTGCATTGACCATAAATGCATTGTCTTTAAGCAGCGCATTGTCCAACTTCCGGTTTACCATTTGCATAAAAATGGTATCTGCTGAAATCTGGGATCCGTCCGACCAGATCATGGGTTTACCCATAAACCGAAACATCGAATCTTGCATTCCATAATACACAGAATCGGCCACCGCCTGCAAATCAGATTTAAACATGCGCACCTTCCGATAGGCTTTCACAATACGCGTTCGCACGGTATCAGAAAGTGCCATCACAGAATCTGGTGAAGCCAAAGAATCAGGCCGCATGACGGTCTCCATCGCAACATCTACGCGTTTACCAGCTTCATTTCCTTGCGGAATCACGACCCGATCCCGGAGCGTGCTATCGGCTTTCAATGTATTCGCAATGGTGAGTGAATCCGTTTTCTTCGTCAAATCTGGCGGTCGAATGGTTGTTCGCGGTGGCACTTTTGCCGGGATCGTATCGATTACCGCATTCTCCAAATTGCTTGTCGTCACACTATCTGCACCCGACACTGGAGGAATCGCTGGATCAAGTGCATCATTGCTATCATTGGCCGAAATATCGTCGTCATCACCATAGTCGACATCCTCATCCACGATCAGCTGACCACCATCTCGACTCAACCCCAAATCAAGCGCAATATATTCTGCCCTGGGGATTGTTCTGGAAAATATCGTGTCGGCCGTCAAGTAAACGGTATCTACAGGATTTTTTACCGTAGCGACTTGCACGGTATCTAGCAAGACCGCATCGGAAAGCGAATCTGTTAGCAATTCCAAACTTTCCTGTTCTGCCTGTTCCCTTTGGCGCTGCTGTCTTCGCTCCCGACGAGATAACTTTTCATCTTCATCGGGCGCTGTATTAGCGATGCTATCGGTAGGCGTCCTCGATGTCGTATCGTTATCTACGACCATCTTTACCAAAGGTTTGTCGGCCATCGTGATCGATTCTTCCCGACTTCGATATTTCCCATAGCCGCCATTGGCATAAAACTTCTCCAAGGTATCTACAAAAACCACGTTTCGAAAGGCTTCCCCATCGCCTATAGACCGATCGTAATACAGACTATCTCCCTTCAGAAACTTAGAACCTTCGGTATACAGATTATTCAGGTTGAATTTGGCAATACCGGTACCGGTGTTATAAACGCCACGCTCCGTGTACAAGTTTTCTCCCGACCGACCTTTTATATTGGTGGGTCCGAAAAAATAATTGTCACGCGTGATGGAGTTGTAACGCATCGTATCCGTATAAATCACGACATCTGGGGATCGCACCACTACCTTCTCTCTAAAATAGGAGTCTTTGGTACGTTCAAAGTAATAGGCATTGCGCGAAGTAATAGTATCTAAGCCGCTAACAATTCTACCTCCCCCAGTATATGTACCACGTTGATCCCGAAAACTATAGGTGAGATAGTTCGTAGTGAGTACAGATTGCTGGTCAACTACCCGCACATTGCGTGTAAGCACGGCATGCTGCGTAGCCGCTTCGTAAT is a window from the Sphingobacterium sp. lm-10 genome containing:
- a CDS encoding outer membrane protein transport protein is translated as MKRLLLGLLLASPALVFAQGSQVNTQNQKIVGMAGAGSALFIDEASMVYSPGALAKMDHNAVQIGASAIMFRSAFQEAGSMDTYNTRFQVSPPFAAYATFGPRNSFWKAGLAVYTPFGGGVDWGNDWPGRYELNHLSLRAIYIQPTVSFKLTDQFSVGGGFVYNIGSVDLSRSLPAFYPDGSPGRANLSGTGTGTGYNLGIHYNLEDQFALSISYRSKVITRLNNGDARFDMPDAVSANFPDTQFSSELPLPSSLNLGIAFPLGEKVDMAIDGSILNYSIYKQLAFEYETDLIPNTVSEKNYENAYAGRVGINYQVSDRLALRTGVGYVRTPVRGGFVYPETPDNDRMVVSAGVTYDISPKWELNAAYAFQHILPRTTTNVATGLRGRYETYIHAPGVSLSYKW
- a CDS encoding SGNH/GDSL hydrolase family protein encodes the protein MKKISNNYIIALASLFSVASCAPTFDDVEVRTSTADFSKYIAIGNSLTAGFADGGLYLEGQRVAFPNLISAQMQQIGGASGFTSPFFREDQANGSGYIRLTSLEGGNPVTAPVTNNLAIRGQSPVTGGPLYTKYEGAEYHNYGVPGMRLDLAFAPGFGSVAGNPYFERLLEGNDVQTTYFGFTSNRQHTFFSFWLGNNDVLGYAMNGAVAAGPTTTLTAVPTFTGAYNNYIDALTTNNRKGIVATIPDVTSIPFFTTVTYAAILAGVQAQAPTVQNIFITTKTGVRPATSEDYFFLTFPRERLGQPLTAPFGLHPASPIPDNMVLDRDEVVQVRERVNQYNAVIRRMAETKDLALVDMHDFLNQVRDGFIYNSIPISSLFIRGNAFSLDGVHLTPLGNAIVANTFIEAINSKYNSSIPRIDVTQYSGVRMPN
- a CDS encoding OsmC family protein, whose product is MKVTLQRENDAMHFAGSSTTSDVKVHIDGSPEIGGEGLGVRPMELVLFALGSCSVFDLSVILKKQRQEIEDIQVQVEGKRRDEVPTIFTNIHIEFLLKGQVDADKAAKAAELAVKKYCSVHDMLAAGGVDITYSIKIN
- a CDS encoding PQQ-dependent sugar dehydrogenase, with amino-acid sequence MKIAVAAAYGLLLSASIYGCNSSNTSSGGDQQVTDSTDVVHEYGEAIVPQEPFATEPTNKFATIVGWKDGETPKAPAGYKVVKFADGLNSPRNIYVAKNGDIFVAQSRTEEDGQSDEYVKARNIFRSPSPDEILVFKDNNGDGTADDKKVFLSGLKQPYGMLILGDHFYVGNTDALMRYPYSSQKGTLSSQKGEKLVTLPAGGYNNHWTRNLITNKAGNKIFISVGSGSDVGENGMEHEVRRAVILEVNPDGSGERTYGSGLRNAVGMDMEPQTNMLWTAVNERDELGDELVPDYITSVQAEKFYGWPYYYWGMHIEPRWKDRMPKNLPESQTPDYAVGAHTASLGFAFNKAPGFETGAFIGQHGSWNRSEFVGYKVAFVPFANGEPNGPVQDFLTGFIANKDKKEVRGRPCGIAFTKNYMLVADDAANVIWAIIPEKTN
- a CDS encoding OstA-like protein, with product MKPVFVLIIYLFSIAALQAQQVGTSAPADAMRLVSSTRGVIIEQRVMRHYNPVYEHKSNTLMADSGDFWRDEVGREFFEAYGNVVITQPSGTVIYGDRLHYEAATQHAVLTRNVRVVDQQSVLTTNYLTYSFRDQRGTYTGGGRIVSGLDTITSRNAYYFERTKDSYFREKVVVRSPDVVIYTDTMRYNSITRDNYFFGPTNIKGRSGENLYTERGVYNTGTGIAKFNLNNLYTEGSKFLKGDSLYYDRSIGDGEAFRNVVFVDTLEKFYANGGYGKYRSREESITMADKPLVKMVVDNDTTSRTPTDSIANTAPDEDEKLSRRERRQQRQREQAEQESLELLTDSLSDAVLLDTVQVATVKNPVDTVYLTADTIFSRTIPRAEYIALDLGLSRDGGQLIVDEDVDYGDDDDISANDSNDALDPAIPPVSGADSVTTSNLENAVIDTIPAKVPPRTTIRPPDLTKKTDSLTIANTLKADSTLRDRVVIPQGNEAGKRVDVAMETVMRPDSLASPDSVMALSDTVRTRIVKAYRKVRMFKSDLQAVADSVYYGMQDSMFRFMGKPMIWSDGSQISADTIFMQMVNRKLDNALLKDNAFMVNAVLDSVKFNQLKGRKITAFFDKNYIERLFVDGNAENLVFNVDEPTGIIRDMFHDRGARIKIVFLDRKVFTYNTFKPNQQLYPLKLVTQENEILPGFLWRPQDRPKSLEDMMIRTRDTTTPVTEEKPSEDEGRPIQRTENTSDGTE